In the genome of Roseofilum casamattae BLCC-M143, the window TCGAAAGTAGATCGCCTCCTGTTCAATTTTTTCATCTAAGTTTAAGACTAATAAATTTGCTAATAAATTCTTAATTTTTTGCTCCTCTTCTGCCTCTAAGTTAGGATAACTGAGTAATTCCATGCGGGTGATTTGGCTAATGGCGCAGTTATTGAAGTCCAACTGCTCGGTTGTCAGCAATGTCAGGGCTGATGGATAGGCTTTGAGAATGCCGATCGCCACATTAGTATCTAACAAGAACTTAATCCCAATCATCACGCATCTGACGCTGAATTACTACCGGATCGTCTGGAAAATTGGGTGAATCTTTTAGGACTCCCACAAAATCAGCTAGTGTATTTTTTTTCCAAGGTTCGCTCTCCGGCTCGGAAATAGGCATGACTATGATTTCAACTTCTCGATCCGGAAGAGAAAGCGCTTCCGTCAAAATAATAGTTTGTCCTCGCTTAATTCCTTTCGCTCTAACGATCATAAATTTTCTCAACTGCTTTATCTCATTCTCTCATTCTAACATCGCATTCCCGTCACGAGAAACGGTAACTGCATTTTCACGTTGCACGGGAGCTATCGATAGAGACGAGATGCGATCGCACTTAAGAAAAGAAGGAAAAGTGCGATCGCATCTCCCTAGTGCCAGGTATCGGAAAGTGCCGAACTGACTGAGATTGTGCGTCAATTCCTTGGGGCTAACCGTACCCCCTGGTTGGTAGAGAAAGACTTTTGATCTTTTCTGAGGTTAGTACTATGCTGAAATAGCTTACTTAGAGCCTATTTATAAAGAAAAGA includes:
- a CDS encoding type II toxin-antitoxin system VapC family toxin, whose translation is MIGIKFLLDTNVAIGILKAYPSALTLLTTEQLDFNNCAISQITRMELLSYPNLEAEEEQKIKNLLANLLVLNLDEKIEQEAIYFRRNHNVKLPDAIIGATAKVYGLRLLTLDRQLEAKFIAYLN